Within Coturnix japonica isolate 7356 chromosome 13, Coturnix japonica 2.1, whole genome shotgun sequence, the genomic segment CAGATTGAGGAGCACGGGCGGCAGGCGGTGGCCACCCCACAGAGCACTCGCGCCAGCTCCATCAAAGGGGCTCCCCGCAAAGGTGAGCCCAAGAGGCAGCCCAGCATCTTTCGGGCTCTGCTGCAAAATGTCCGGCGGCCACGGTGCTGCTCCCGCACCGGCCCGGCCATGGAGTGAGCTACTGCACATCCACGTGGGATGGAGGGGACAcggggaggtgtccctgccctgCGCCCCGAGACGGCCGCTGCCAGCGTGCAGCGCTCCAGGTGGGTGGTGATggagtgctgcaggtgggatggGACGTCTCCTCTGCTGGGGTCTCCCCAGCCCTGGGACACGAGACAGGtgccacctctctgtgcagggGGTGGGGGCCTGGCCGTGGCTTAGAGCTgggctggtgggcagcagcaatgacagcagccCCCGGCTGCCCACCCCACTCCTGTTCTTGCCACATCGGCATCGTGTCCCACTGCTGTGCCCAACAgaagggctgtggggctggagcacGGTGCCATCAGCTGCTTGtccccatcactgcagctgggggcagctggggaggTTGTCCCCGTGGTTCCCAGCCCTCCCTGGCTGCATTTGAAGCACGGGAACCctggtgctggggaaggagctgtgctgcctcccagccacactgctgtgagcagcacccagagcccccAGGCTGTCCCTCTGTGGGTTCCCCAGCCTTGCTTGCTGCTCCCCCCGGGGCTGCGCCAGCTGCAAAGTGCTGCCACTTTTTACTGCTGGGATTTTGcaggggtgggagggagggggggctTTTCTTGAACCGTGTTTGCATTTTTGGAGCTTTTTAAGAGACACTTTCAGCCGTCAGCCacctcctccccagcagcctGCGGGGCTGCAGCTCTTTCAAAACACTGTTCCTATatccctgccctgctgggcagcaccaggagcaaAGTGGGTGTGCTGGGGGGTGACAcccctctgccagcagcacctcgGTGTCAGTGCCAAACTGTCGGGCCCCACATCTTgccctgccccatccccaccagcCTGACCCAGTGCACAGGAGCGGCCCCACAGAGCCCTGGGAGCacctgagctgcaggaggctgcaaaAATCGGGGTGCTGGGGAACCCCTGGTCCTGCCAGTCCACTCTGGCACTATGGCTTCATCCCCAACTTTCATTGTTTaactctgtttgttttctgggggtgtggggggaggaaaggggtgGGAGAACTACACTTGTCAGTCGGGGTGTTGGGTAATAAAACATTGCAgaaagctctgtgctgccagcacctCTCGGTGGGGATGTGTGGGGTGACAGACAGACAGCGGGGtggcacagagccctgcagtgaCACCAaacccctccagcctgacctcaacACACCAGGAGAGGGGACCCCCTGGGGCCTGCACCAAGGGGCTGGTGGCCATGGGACGCTGTCACCACGTGAGATGGGTTTATTGCCGGGATTGAACACGACATCGCCAGAGGAGCTGCCCGAGTCCCGCTCTGGCCCCTCTGCGCCCCGTATGCTGCTCACAGGTCGGTGGTGTTGAAGGCAGTGTTGATGTAGGCCATTTTGGGGGGATCCTTCATGTTCAGGGCGGCCGCCAGAGCTTCGTCCTCAGTGGAGTCTGTGGGATGTGGGCTGCCTCTCTGCAAACAAGCACAGtcagaggggggggggggcagggacACCCCATCCACCCCCAGAGCTGGGATGGAGAGAAAGGGGCACGAGGGTCCAGCAGTTTGTGTGCCACCGCAGAATGGAGCTGGGCAGAGGGGGCGGGATGCCCTGCCTCCTACCTGGGCCTTGAAGTTGTCCTCCTTGGGTGAATCCACCTTGTTTTCATCCAGGGAATTGatgctgcagaaagagaagggtTAAGAGGTGGTGGCAGCATGGGGATGTAGGGTAGCAGCCTTGTGGCCTTTGGGGCTGCCTGTAGGGCTCACCTGGCCACCGAGCTGGTTTCTTCATGGAAGCCCAGGTCATGGGATGGGTCCAGCGAGAGGTTCAGCATGGGGTTGGCCCTAGCCAGGGGTGGGTGGTAGAGAGTGTTGGGGTCAGCCTGTGGGGTCAGCGATGTGGGAGCAACATGGGGACAGGCACAGGGAGCCCTCGCTCACCTCTCAGCGTTGTACTTGTTGGTGCCGGGGATGCCCGCTCCCTGCACCACAGCTGGGCTCAGTGTCGTGGCTGCCTTGAGAGCCTTCATCGCACTCAGCTTCCTCTTGtagctgcagggatggtgatggtgagtggggatgtggggacaaGGGGTATGTGGGGACCCAAACTGGGTGCATGATACCTCCGGATGGTCAGCACCAAGGCCAGGATCGCGATGAGGATGAAGAGGACCAGGAACGCTGCCAGCCCCGCAATGACACCAATCATCTGCTTCTCCTTGCTGGGCTCTGTCACCTCACCAGGGCCCTAACACACAGTGGAGCTAAGGGTGCTGTGTAGGCACGAGGACCCCCAGTGAACCACATGGGGCTGCTGCCTTGTCCCTGCAGCCCTTGCCCAGCCCCACTCACGATGACGGCCAGGCCCAGGTTGATCAGGTTGGCCAGGACCAGCGGGTCGCTATGGATGAGCCTGccaagggaagggaagcggGATGAGCAATGGggtgggcagcagtgctggcacacacacagctccctcCCCACCACACACAGGCTCAGCTGGTTGACGTCCAGTGCTGTGCCATTGCTGTAGACGAAGTACACCTCCATCACCGACTTGGGTTGCAccctgcagggacaggaggAAGTGGTGAGCgggctgtggggcacagtgCCCTCCCCATGGCCAATGCCATCGCTGCACCCCTGCTCACTGAGTGGCACGGCTGTCCTCATAGCTCCGGATGGCTGCCACATAGACCCCTGCCTTAGTGGCACTGGTCAGGGCCCTGCAATGAGGTTATAGGTGAGGTGTGTGTATAGGGAGCAGCAGgacctgcagccccagcccctgccaGGCCTCCATACACTCTGATGCTTTCCAAATTGCTCTGCACTTCATCCACTGTTGTCACAAACTGGAGGTGAATGCGGTAGCTCTGATCCACTGTGAAGATCTGTGTGGGGATAACGGAATGAGAGGGGCTCAGCAGGACATGGGGCATCCCCAGAGAGAGGATGGGGTGACACTCACATTGAGAGTGGTCTGTGTCGCGTGCTGCGGTGCTGCGCTGTCCCGAGCCTCCACAGTCACCTGGTACTTCCCCTTCAATGAGCTGTCCAGGTTGCTGGCTACCCTGAAGGGATGGGGACATCAGCATCCCATGGGGCTGGGTCTTCCGAGAGCCCCATCCTCCTAGCACGCTCAGGTCCCTCTGATGGGGACCAAGGAGCAGGGGGTgccctccatccatcccttccaCGTGGcaaaggagctgagctgggctcagccccacaccaTGCAACCCCCAGCTCAGCCCGGCCCCATGGCATTACTGGATGCTCCCGGTGTAGCCGTCCTGGTCAGCTGAGGTCACCACCTTGAAGAGGTTCTCAAAGGGCCGCTTGGCCCCATCTTCCTGCACAAACACCACGCTGATGATGGAGAAAAAGATGGTTCCTCCCAGCCCTGAGTCGGCATCTGTGGCCTGTAGGGATAAAGTGTGTCAGCAGCACGGGTGGGCAGGGATGGGTGAGCCCAGCTCCTCAGAAGCAAGTACAGCTCCTCACCTTCACAGTAGCCACTTGCAGGTCCACTGGAGAGATTTCAGGGACCATGACTGTGGAGAAAGACAGGGCAGTTGTGGTGCTTTGCAGCTAAGTGTGCTGTGCACCCCATGCCCTGCATGCCCCATGGCTCAGTACAGCAGGTGCAGCcctgagctcctcctgctgctcttcatgGGGAGCAGCGAGTTGTCCCAGCCCGGACACCACACTGCTcacagccctggggagctgggcagagccacacagcaaagagcagctcaAGGATGCTGTGTCCTAAGCTCCTCTGCTCACCGAAGGTCCCAGTGACAGGCAGGAAGATTGGCGCGTTGTCATTAATGTCTGTGATCTGGATCTGCAGGGTTTCTGCCAAAGACACAAACACAGAGCTCTGGTCAGTCCTGCTCTGTGTCCTCTGGGAGCCACATTCCCCCAGAAGGCCCAGATCCCTGTGGCAGAGACCAAAGAACTGGGGACACCTCCCCACCAACCCAAAGGGACCAAAGAGCTGCGGGCAGCCTCCCCCCATCCCAAAGAGGCGCTCCTCTGGGGAAGCAGGAGCCCCAGATCCCAtcttcctccctgccctgctgatGGTGGACACAGGGTGTGGGTTCTGCCTGTACCGTTCTGGCTGTACTGGTTGCCTTTCTGAGTGTAGAGGTCTTCAACCCGCATGGTCAGCAGGACCACGTCACACAGCTCGTAGTCAATGTCCAAGCTGTTGGCCAACACCGAGCCATTGGGCAGCAGCACAAACCAGTCCCAGCACACCTCCCCAGCGCTGCTACCACCCTTATAGCAGGCGACCGACAGCTCCTCGAAGACCAGCGAGTGGTTGGTGTCTGGGTCAGAGGCGACCACGGTGTGGATCACACCTTGCTGCGTGCCGTTCTCACTCACGCTCACACCCTCCAGTGAGGATGGCAGGATGGTGGGCGGCTCATCGTTGACATCGAGGATGTTGACCCGCACTGAGACGTTGGCCACGTTCCCTGCATtgtctgctgctgtgttctccGCCAGCACCACCAAGGAGAAGAATTTATCCTGCATGGTGTCATAGTCTACAGACACATCGGGGTCAAGGAAGAGCCGCCCGCTGTAGTTGCCCGGCCCCAGGCGGAATGAGCTGATCAAGAAGTTGCTGGAGCCGGTGCTCCGCTCCAGCTGGAAGGAGATGCGGGAGTTGATCTCTGTCCGGTCAGCATCCGTGGCCATGACTTCCCCCACGAAGGACCCTGCAGGTGAGGCAGACTCTCAGTGTCCGTCTGTCCGACCCCACGCGCTGTTTGTCCCACAGCCTGACCACCCTCCTCATACCGTCAGAGCTTTCAAAGACGAAGAACTCATAGGACTGTTGGAGGAACACTGGCGTGTTGTCATTCACATCCTGCAGGAGATGATAGCCCATGAGCATCACTGTGCTGGAGATAGGGGTCTGGCACGGAGCAGGGGACAGGAGCACGGACACCTGCTCCCTGCTCCAACTGTGGCACATGGGAACACGTTGCCACCTTTCCACCTGCTCTGGCTGTGGCCAGTGCTCACCGCCACAGTGATGGTGACGTTCACCATCGTGCTCTGCTGCGGCACCCCGTGGTCGTACACCTCCACTGTCACCACCAGCTGCCCCTCGTCATCATCCACGGCCTCACGGTCCAGCGGCTCAATGCTGTGCATCTCTCCAGTGATCTGGTTGATGGTGAAGTTGTTGCTGTACAGCCCTGGCACGATCCTGTAGCCCAGCTCACTGTTGGGAGTGCCTTCCTCATCATTGTCGATGGCCTGCAAAGCGAGCACCAGGGGGATGGAGAGGGGTTGTTTGCAGCCCAGGACAAACCCTGGCTCCTCTGCTCATGGTGCCCACCCTGATCTGTGTGCTGACGTTCTGCCCCTCTTCCACGGAGATGAAGTAGGAGCCAATGATGACGGGCTTCTCGTCATTCTCATCTAGCACAGTGATCTCCAGCAGCGTGGTGCCCGTCATGTTGTCCCCGTCCTTGGCTTGCAGGTTGGCGTAGTACACAGAGCGCAACTCCCGGTCCAGGAGGGACCCATTCCTCACCATCACCACCCCGCTCGTGGCATTCACCATGAAAATgtcctggctgcagcacacacagacccATCAGCAGGGCTCCAGCCCAGGGCAGgtggcacccacagccccccagcAGCTGTGCCCCACGTACATGCTCTCCGGGAGCAGGTAGTAGGTGATCTGGCCACCAGCTCCGCTATCTGGATCATAAGCCTAAAAGAGAGCAGGAAACATCAAGAGAACCTGCTTCAGTGATGGATGTGAAGCACTGGGTGTGGGCACTGAGCACCCCAAAAAGTGTCCCCAAGGGTCACACCGTGATGTTGGCAATGACGGTGCCATCAGGGCTGTTCTCCGGCACTCTCAGGTTGTAGCTGCTCTGTGGGAACTCAGGGATGTGGTCATTGGTGTCAATGATGTCAATGGTCACGGTGGCTGTGGAGCAGCAGTCTGTGGGATTCCCTGTGTCATTAGCAATGAGCTGTGGGGTGAAGTGACAGTGTCTCACATGGGTCCCCAAGTAGAGACAGCTGTCACATCTGGCCCAGCTCCTCTGAACCAAACAAGCTGTTGTGgcaaagctctgctctgctcttgtccTTGTAGGGGAAGGGCTGTGTCCCCAGGCACGTGGGGAGGAGGGACCCACCTGCACCACCATGACGTGGGTTAGCTCATAATCCACAGCTGATGGGTTTTGCACGAGGATCTGCACCTCCCCTGTACCCACGATTCTAGTGGGGGAGACAGTGAATGCACTGGCACTCGCACCCTGCAGGTACAGCTCAAAAGTGCCATTGATGCCCTGTTGGGGAGATGGACATGaggtgagggtgatggagcagtggcacagcagcaAAGCCCCAGGGACGGGCTCCCACCTTGTCTGGGTCATGCGCAACGATGTTGAGGTTGGACACAGGCACTTTGGAGGAGGAGTGCTCCACGATGCTCCCTGTGAAGTTGCTCTGGGTGTCGTTGAAGTCGCAGTTGGAGAAGGAGCACTGGTAGAACTGAGGCTTGTTGTCATTGACATCAGTCACCAACACTGTCACCAGCGTGCTGGCCTGGGCCACGTTGCCATAGATGTCCAGGTTGCTCTCACGTGCCTGTGCAAGCAGAGGAGCAGGTCAGGCCTTGTGGGGCGAGGAAAAGAACGGGTGTTTCATGCTGTCCCACTCACCATGACCTCCAACAGCACCTCCTCGCTCGGCAGCTGCTCACGGTCCAGCAGCTGTCTGACAGTGATGGTGCCTGTCGTGTCGTTGATGGCAAAGGGGGCACTGGCATCTAGGGGACAGCAGGGGCCAGGTTCAGTCATGGGGAGGGTTGCTGGCTGCTGGAGTCCAGATGCAATCCCCTGGGTGCCCACCCTACTCTGTGCCCCTTCACTCACTGGTGATGCTGTAGGAGATCTTATCGTTCACCCCTATGTCTCTGTCCATGGCCGTGACGGTCAGCACTGTGGTGCCCTGTGGGGACACAGCCATCAAGGCACAGCCTGGGGACACCTCCAGCCCCACGGCAGCAGGTCAGGCTGCTCACCACTGGGCAGCCCTCGGGCACGGAGCCGGAGTAGGGCTCGTTGAGGAAACGTGGGTCCAGGTTGGGCACATCGATGACGGCGATGGACAGGTaggtgctgctgttctggatGACCGTCTGGTTGCCCAGCATCCCTCCGCCATCCTGGGGCACAGCACCCATTAGTTGCACATCACCACGACTTCACACCCACTGCCCCTACCTGGACAAGATGTCCCTCACCTGGGCAAGGATCTTCAGCTGGAAGAAGGTGTTCATGGTGTAGTCCAGCGAGTTGTTCAGCACCACGCTCCCGTTGGATAGGATGTAGAAGAGCCATTGGTTCTTCGTGGTGTCTGGGATCACCTGGAAGAGAACGCTGACACATGTCAGCAGACCTGGCCCATGGGGAGCCCCCACCACACAGAGCTGCGGTGCTTACCTCCTGGATGCTGTAGCTGACTCTGGCAGCAGACCCAGTGTCAGAGTCATTGGCAAACACGGTGTAGATGATGCTGCCCACTGTTGTGTTCTGGGTGCACAGAGAGGCAATGGTGGCATTGCACAGGGCAGCAGGGTTAAGGTGCTGAGCCCAGCCCCTCCCAACCCCATCTGGGGCTTAGGTCTCTGCATGAGCAGGGATTGCAGCCCCACTCCCTGTCTGCACCCTGAGCTAGCCTTGCCCTGtcccaggctgagcagctccatggGCACTCCCTGGTGTGTGAAGGAGAGGTGAGGGCAGAGTCCCAGTGCACACCAGCCCCAGTAGCACTGATATGACTGCCAGGAATACCATCACCAAACACCACAACCACACGCCCAGGCGCAGCGTCACTTCATGCTGTCACCACACATTATTATTTCCTGTTGTCACCAGGCACACCCATGCCATGGGAATTACCCTCCCATGGGGCTAACAGGTCCCAGGAAGGTACCTCGAGGACAGAGGTTTCATAGGGCAGGTATTGGAAGATGGGTGCGTTGTCGTTACGGTCATCCACGATGATGGTCAGGCGGCTGGTGACCTGTGGGGAGAGCTTGGATAAGGGAAAAGGAGCCGGCCAGCACTGCCCCCCTGGGCAAAGCCCCACTGAGCATCACAGTCAGCATTACTGAGACCCTGCGGAGACCCCACTGTGATCCCTGTTCCCACTACTCACTGCTGTATTGATCCCGTCAGACAATATGACAAAGATGTCGAGCTTGGCCTTGGACTGGGGAGGGAAAGTAGAGCTCAGTcagggcaggcagagctcagcctcaGTCCGAGGGCTCTGCCATTcatccccatggccccatcTCCCAGTCCCTGCTCTCACCTCACGGTCCAGCAGGTTTTTCAGTGTCACCACACCTGTCTGTGCATCAACTTTAAAGTAGAAGGAATCTTCCCCAGTGATGTCGTAGGTGATTGGGTCCCCATCTAAGTCATAGGCTGACAGACTGAAAGCAATCGCGCCTGGGGACAAGGGGAGAAAGGCATCGTCATCCCCAGGctctccccccatcccagcagccccCCCGCAGCCGCCCCTCACCTATCGGCAGGTCCTCAGGCACGTACACGAGGGTCATGTTGAAGATGGGAGCTGTGTTTCCTGAAGCTGCAGGGAGAACATGAGCTGAGTGCAGGGGAtctccccctcctcaccccacaACTCCCACTCCTCACCCTCCCCTGCCCAGCCCACAGTGCCACTTTTGGGGGTCATGGATGCCCCCAGGGAAATGGGATGGAGCTGGAAGCGTCTCTGATGCTTCCCTGCAACCCAGGCCTGCACCAAGCAAAGTCCTCACCTGCTGCCAGGAGgaaggggagcagcagcagcgggtGCCATGCCATCCTGCCCAAAGCCTGTGgaacacagaagagaaactggGGCATGTTCCGAGcccccccaccatgcccactggAAGAGCATGGGATGGGACTGAGCTGCCCAAGGGAACAGGTCCCATCCCATGGGGATACAGTGGGGGGATGGAGCTGGTCTGTAGGTTCTGGTGACCTCAGGAGTATCTGGGGACCCCAAGACCAgctcctgagcacagctgaaggCTGAGTCACTCCAGATCACTCCAAGCCCCACATGGAAGCCCCAGAGAGAGCTGTGACACCCCACAACATCCCCCTCTCTTACATCACCGCCTATGGGCAGCCCCCACAGCTCACCCCCTCCAACAGACattcccccaccccaaacccagaCTGCAGTGCCCATGGGGGGTCGTGCTGGGATCCCTTACCTGCAGGCACCTAGCCGGGATGCTGCCGGCAGCTATGCCGTGCTTGCaccctggcagcactgcagaactttGACTCCTGAAGTAAGCAAGTTCATCAATGATTAACTGCAATTAAGGGGTGAGAAACTGCTTTCTCCattctcctccctgctgctcatcaCCCAGCTCTGGCCCAGCCCAGCAACTgctccccagctccagccccctgTGCTGGGGACCATCCCCGTGGCTCATCCACCCCAACCCGCACCCTGGGGACTCTGCCTGTAGGGCTGCAGGGGGACCCCAAACCCAGGGCACTGGGGAGGGGCTGAGGAACTGCCTGGCATCCCCTGGGCTGGAGCAGGGAGGTCTCACCAGGACACAGGTGGGCACCGACCCAGTGGAGCTGCCGCTGGGGCCTCGTGCATCCCCCGCTGTGAGGTTCCCTCCCTGGGGGGGCCTAgagggctcagctctgcctccctGACCTACTTCAGCCCTGCTGGGGACAAGGGTGGATTGTGTGGCTCTGCTCATGCAGAAGAAGGCTGGGATGTGAGAGTGGGGGGAGGCACAGACACAGCCTGTACTGGCTCTGCAGGACCTCGGGCCTGGCCCTCTTCCTTCTTATACACTGGGGAGGATCTCAGGGGGCCAGGAGCCCGCACAGCTCTGCACACCCCAGGACACCCAGCCAGGACACCCAGCCTGCTCTAAGGCCCCACTGCACCCCATAAAGGGCCAGGACTGGGGTGAAACTCTTGAGGGCTGGTCCAGGACAGCCCCTACTGCTGAAGGGTCACTGTGCCCTCGTTCCTCGAGTCCCTCAGGCCTGGTGCAAGGCAGCCCACTGCAAACCCTCCTGGACTGTCCCAGGACACCCCCAAACCTTCTAAGGGTTGGCCTGGGATGTCCCCAGCgcctccatccccatccctacccAGATCCACATCCTAttcccagctccatccctgtccccatccctgaaCCCAGCCCTGTTCCCGTTTCTATCCCTATCCCTTTTCCCATCCCTGTCTCCGTTCCGTTCCCATCTCtgttcccatctccatccctacCCACATTCCCACCCCGCCCTTCCCCCTGTCCCTGTAGTGCGCATCCTCTCGGATCATTACGGCTCTCACCCCGCAGCGCGTTTTAGTTGCGGCTCTTTTAGGCTCATTACGGCGCTGGGGCCGGGTTGGACGCTCCCACCTGGTGGCGGCGCAGGGGGCGGCCGGTTCCATCGGCTCGGGATCGCAGGGGGCGCCGTGAGGCGGGGCCGAGGCCGGAGCGCGAGCGGCACCGGGACGGACACCGAGCCCGGCGGGCCCGGCCGCCGCGCCATGCGAGCGGGCTGAGCCCGGAGCGCGGCCGGGGCACGAACCGAGCGGCCCGAGAGCGGCGGGGGCGGCGCCTCCGGTAGGTTGTGGGGCGCGGTGCCGGGCACCGGAACCGGCGGGGGGGGCGGCGGAGCCGGGGCAGGGCCCAGGCGGTGCGACGGGGGGAGCGGCACCGGGACCGGCACCGGGAGGGCGCTCCGGCGGGGCCCGGTGAGGTGTGAGCGCGGGCCGCACTCGGGGCTGTCGCCGTgtgggccgggccgggctccGTGCTCGGGGAGCACCGGGCGGCGGGACGTGAGCGGGGACGGAGCGGGGCGGCCATGGCGGCTGTGCCGCGGGGTGGGTGCGCTGTGCTGCGGGTACGGCAGCTCCGTCCCGCAGGGCCCAGCGGTGCGATGCGGGCCGGGCCGTATGGAGGCCGCAGCGGGACGGCACCGAGCGGGGCGACCGCAGCACCGAGCGGCCTCGCTCCCTGTGCCGGCACCCGGAGCCAACGCGGCTCGGCCCGGGGCTGCACGGTGTGCGGTGCGCGGCTCCCGCATCCCGGAGCTGTGCGTGGGCTGGGGCCGGAGCcccggcagcagcagcaggaggaggaggaggaggagcggcCGTGAGGGATCGGGCTGAGCCTGATGTCAGTGCGCTGCATGGCGGGTAATAATGCACGGTGCAGTGGAAATAATAAGGCCGGCTCAAAATACGGCGAATGCGGAGCGCAGCACCGGGCCTTTGTTGGCACCTTTGGGTGCTGCTTTGAAGGCAGCGGGAGCGGCTCCGTACCAACATTAGGACACGGGGAACCGCGGCCCGGCACGTCCCGGTGCTCGGATAAGGGGCAGCGGGACGTTGTCCTTAACCCCGGTGTGCGGGGTGGCTGCCCGGTGCTGCCCGTCCATCCCCGCTGTGCTCGGCTCGTGGAGCCCGGCACGGCCCGACTGAGGCCCCGCACTGCGATGGGGGTGGGCAGGAAGGGGAGGAAATAAATGGTGAGCGGAGCGCTCGGTACCGCTGCTCCGTTTGTTCCGCTTCTTgcaggagctgagagcagccGCTGCTTTTTTGTCTGCCCGAGCTGGGCCTCGTCCCACTTGGccgtgctgcaggaggagcggTGCTGCACACAAGGCTGCGTTGCCTTTGGGGTCGGGGCCGTGTTTATGGGGCTCCCGCTGGTTGTCCCCTcgctgcagggagcagcacgGCCCCAtctggctgctgggagggaTGTTCCCACCGCCCCGACCTGATGTGCTGCACGGCTCCGCTCGGCGAGTGCAGAACAAAGAGCTGAGAGAGGAGACTTTGCAAATCCCCATTGATTTGCACAGTGGAAGCTGCTCgctgtgtgtttgtgtctgcCTGCCTGGGACTGGGGCTCTGCGAGGGGAATTGATCAAGCTGTAAAACCCAAAGCCAGCTAATGAAATAGGGActatggatttttattttaaatggaagagaGTTTAGGAGAGATTTAATTAGCGCTGGTTTATGGGCCTGTTACAGGAATGAAGTAACAGCCAGCAGGTAAAGCCTTGGCTTGTAGCATTGTATCCAGGTGTGCGCTGTTGAAGTCCTGTATTAGAGGCTGGGTGTGAAACAAAGCCATGGGATGCAGAGCGGGATGAGGTGATGTCCCACTGATCCCATCAGGTGTCCCAATGAATGTCCATGGGGCAGGAGCACACTGACATCATGGAGTGGTGTTGATGCAGGCTGGGCTCTTGAACCAAGGCTCTTCCTCCCCCAGATGTAGCACAGGCTCATCCTTGTCCATCAGAGGGTCCCATCTCCCCACGCTCACTGTTCCCTGTGCATCTCCAGCAGGCCACGGGCACCGAGCTCTTGCTGAAGCCTGCGTGTACCTGTGCATTGCGTGTGGGGTTTGTAAATGAG encodes:
- the CDHR2 gene encoding cadherin-related family member 2 isoform X3, whose product is MHEAPAAAPLGRCPPVSWSQSSAVLPGCKHGIAAGSIPARCLQALGRMAWHPLLLLPFLLAAASGNTAPIFNMTLVYVPEDLPIGAIAFSLSAYDLDGDPITYDITGEDSFYFKVDAQTGVVTLKNLLDRESKAKLDIFVILSDGINTAVTSRLTIIVDDRNDNAPIFQYLPYETSVLENTTVGSIIYTVFANDSDTGSAARVSYSIQEVIPDTTKNQWLFYILSNGSVVLNNSLDYTMNTFFQLKILAQDGGGMLGNQTVIQNSSTYLSIAVIDVPNLDPRFLNEPYSGSVPEGCPVGTTVLTVTAMDRDIGVNDKISYSITNASAPFAINDTTGTITVRQLLDREQLPSEEVLLEVMARESNLDIYGNVAQASTLVTVLVTDVNDNKPQFYQCSFSNCDFNDTQSNFTGSIVEHSSSKVPVSNLNIVAHDPDKGINGTFELYLQGASASAFTVSPTRIVGTGEVQILVQNPSAVDYELTHVMVVQLIANDTGNPTDCCSTATVTIDIIDTNDHIPEFPQSSYNLRVPENSPDGTVIANITAYDPDSGAGGQITYYLLPESIQDIFMVNATSGVVMVRNGSLLDRELRSVYYANLQAKDGDNMTGTTLLEITVLDENDEKPVIIGSYFISVEEGQNVSTQIRAIDNDEEGTPNSELGYRIVPGLYSNNFTINQITGEMHSIEPLDREAVDDDEGQLVVTVEVYDHGVPQQSTMVNVTITVADVNDNTPVFLQQSYEFFVFESSDGSFVGEVMATDADRTEINSRISFQLERSTGSSNFLISSFRLGPGNYSGRLFLDPDVSVDYDTMQDKFFSLVVLAENTAADNAGNVANVSVRVNILDVNDEPPTILPSSLEGVSVSENGTQQGVIHTVVASDPDTNHSLVFEELSVACYKGGSSAGEVCWDWFVLLPNGSVLANSLDIDYELCDVVLLTMRVEDLYTQKGNQYSQNETLQIQITDINDNAPIFLPVTGTFVMVPEISPVDLQVATVKATDADSGLGGTIFFSIISVVFVQEDGAKRPFENLFKVVTSADQDGYTGSIQVASNLDSSLKGKYQVTVEARDSAAPQHATQTTLNIFTVDQSYRIHLQFVTTVDEVQSNLESIRVALTSATKAGVYVAAIRSYEDSRATQVQPKSVMEVYFVYSNGTALDVNQLSLLIHSDPLVLANLINLGLAVIGPGEVTEPSKEKQMIGVIAGLAAFLVLFILIAILALVLTIRSYKRKLSAMKALKAATTLSPAVVQGAGIPGTNKYNAERANPMLNLSLDPSHDLGFHEETSSVASINSLDENKVDSPKEDNFKAQRGSPHPTDSTEDEALAAALNMKDPPKMAYINTAFNTTDL